The Sporocytophaga myxococcoides genome window below encodes:
- a CDS encoding HPP family protein, which yields MKIKVSSSVKNTPNINLSRKFRIAKYVMYRETMLHKSDLLWTFLGSFCGIGLIGLINSQIFEVQDHIFLIGSFGASAVLLYGVSNSPLSQPRNLFGGHILSAIVGVTTAQLLPDTLWFASTLAVSLSIMVMQMTKTLHPPGGATALIANIGSAKIKELGYWYVVSPVASGVIILFLIAMVFNNLSGRKYPLNKGRKRRVKSQKLKVESQKQEVERLKLKVDIPEEKFETV from the coding sequence ATGAAAATTAAAGTATCGAGTTCTGTTAAAAATACTCCTAACATTAACCTTTCAAGAAAATTCAGAATTGCCAAATATGTCATGTATCGGGAAACCATGTTGCATAAGAGTGACCTCTTATGGACTTTCCTTGGGTCGTTTTGTGGTATCGGACTTATTGGCCTTATTAATAGCCAGATTTTTGAAGTTCAGGACCATATCTTTTTGATTGGATCTTTTGGTGCTTCAGCAGTATTATTATATGGTGTTTCAAACAGCCCATTATCTCAACCAAGAAACTTGTTTGGAGGGCACATCCTTTCAGCTATTGTAGGGGTAACGACGGCTCAATTGTTGCCGGACACATTATGGTTTGCATCTACCCTGGCTGTTTCATTAAGCATCATGGTGATGCAAATGACCAAAACTCTACATCCTCCAGGAGGAGCTACAGCCCTTATTGCCAATATTGGCTCTGCTAAAATAAAAGAACTTGGATACTGGTATGTAGTCTCCCCTGTCGCAAGCGGAGTAATTATCTTATTTTTAATAGCGATGGTATTTAATAATCTCTCAGGAAGAAAATACCCATTGAATAAAGGTAGAAAGCGAAGAGTTAAAAGCCAAAAGCTGAAAGTTGAAAGTCAGAAGCAAGAAGTAGAAAGGCTAAAGTTAAAGGTAGATATCCCTGAAGAAAAGTTTGAGACAGTTTAA
- the fabG gene encoding 3-oxoacyl-ACP reductase FabG, which yields MKKLEGKVSIITGGAQGIGKKTVERFSSEGSSVIIWDIDIEKGKETLKEIKENGMEDVTFMEVDTTRFAQVEEAARSVFASRGQIDILINNAGITRDAASLNMSKEQWQQVIDLNLTGVFNCTKAIAPYMVQKQFGRIINTSSLVGIYSNFGQANYAAAKSGLVGITKVWARELSRHGITVNAVTPGFIETESLKNVPEKIVKSIKDKIPVGRLGKPEDVSNAYIFLASEESSYISGSVLTIDGGFVS from the coding sequence GTGAAGAAGCTAGAAGGAAAAGTCAGTATTATTACCGGAGGAGCTCAGGGGATTGGGAAAAAGACTGTAGAGAGGTTTTCTTCGGAAGGTTCATCTGTTATTATTTGGGACATTGACATTGAAAAGGGTAAAGAAACCCTTAAAGAAATAAAAGAAAACGGAATGGAAGATGTGACATTTATGGAAGTGGACACAACCCGTTTTGCTCAGGTAGAGGAGGCCGCAAGAAGTGTTTTTGCATCAAGAGGACAAATTGATATTCTTATCAACAATGCTGGTATTACCAGAGATGCTGCATCTCTGAATATGAGTAAGGAACAATGGCAACAGGTAATAGATCTGAACCTTACAGGTGTATTTAACTGTACTAAAGCTATTGCCCCATATATGGTTCAAAAGCAATTTGGCCGGATTATCAACACTTCATCTTTAGTGGGAATATATAGTAATTTCGGACAGGCCAATTATGCTGCAGCCAAATCAGGATTGGTAGGTATAACCAAAGTATGGGCGAGAGAATTAAGTAGACATGGTATTACTGTAAATGCAGTGACGCCTGGTTTTATAGAAACCGAATCTTTAAAAAATGTGCCAGAGAAAATCGTTAAAAGTATTAAGGATAAAATTCCTGTAGGAAGACTTGGTAAACCCGAAGATGTATCTAATGCTTATATCTTTTTGGCATCGGAGGAGAGTTCATACATAAGCGGATCCGTACTTACTATAGATGGGGGCTTTGTTTCTTAG